The proteins below are encoded in one region of Ricinus communis isolate WT05 ecotype wild-type chromosome 6, ASM1957865v1, whole genome shotgun sequence:
- the LOC8263368 gene encoding 40S ribosomal protein S23 — protein sequence MGKTRGMGAARKLKSHRRRQRWADKAYKKSHLGNEWKKPFAGSSHAKGIVLEKIGIEAKQPNSAIRKCARVQLIKNGKKIAAFVPNDGCLNYIEENDEVLIAGFGRKGHAVGDIPGVRFKVVKVSGVSLLALFKEKKEKPRS from the exons ATGGG GAAAACACGGGGAATGGGAGCTGCTCGTAAGCTGAAATCTCACCGCAGAAGACAGAGGTGGGCTGATAAGGCATATAAGAAATCTCATCTTGGGAATGAGTGGAAGAAACCATTTGCTGGGTCATCTCATGCGAAAGGGATTGTTCTAGAGAAAAT TGGTATTGAAGCTAAGCAGCCGAACTCTGCTATTAGAAAGTGTGCTCGTGTTCAGCTGATTAAAAACGGGAAGAAGATTGCTGCCTTTGTACCTAATGATGGTTGCTTGAACTACATTGAGGAAAAC GATGAAGTTTTGATTGCTGGATTTGGACGAAAGGGGCATGCTGTGGGAGATATTCCCGGAGTTAGGTTCAAGGTTGTCAAGGTTTCTGGTGTCTCCCTTCTGGCTTTGTTTAaagagaagaaggaaaagcCTAGGTCTTAG